ACTGGATGGACGTCACAGGTCGTATTGCAAAAACGATTCTTGGAATAAATCCCATCACTAATGTAGTTATGAGCTTAGGTATTGAGGCGCTGAAGGCTTGGACTAAGGCTCGTGAAAGTGGTTTGGACGTGCTTCTAATTGGCCACAGCGAAGCGTTGGCCTTACAATTCCCTCCAGGCCACCCACGCGAACTGACCATGTATGTTGCACATCCGGCTGTTCCGACCGTGTACTACACGGCAGCAGTGTTTCACAGAATGGCATTCGAACACAAATTCTCAGAGTCAATCCAACTACTTATGAGCTTAGGAGCATCACAAATCGTGGTGGAGCATGTCCATGGTTGGGCAAAAGAATTTTCAGCCAACATCTCCGCAGGACTTCCTAAAGGCGAGGCTAATTTCTCTGCTGGAAATAAGGCTTCCGCGTCGTCCAAACTACTTTTCGAGGCTGTATTGAAGAATAAGAAGGCGCCGACGCTTCCCGACGGATTAGTTTGGTATATGCACGAGCCAACATGGCAAGCCGTAGCCAAAGGTCGCTTGGAATACGGAATGCAGCAGTTCTCACTCAACGTGGTATATGAAGATGACTATGGAGTAAATGCAGGACTAAAGGTTAGAGCTCAGAAGGCCGGTTTAGAACTCGGCGGTTCCTTTGAAGATCATATGGCAACCATTTGGAAAATACATGGAGAATTCAATGGCAATGATGACTAACAGGACTGTTTTCTACTGAGGACTCGACCTGCATTCTTAGATTATTTACCCCACAAACCAACAATCTTCAAAACGACTGATTCGATGGATTATTACTGACTTTCGAGATCATCCATTAGCTACTAACAATCTTTGTTCATTGAAATTGCACAAACAATATGCCTTCATACTCGAAAGTCTCAAACAGTACGTGCTCGAAATTTTTTGGATCTACCTTCAGTCTGGGCGATCTAAATGAATATCATTTTAGCCCATCGACATAATTCAGGAGAATATTATGATTACAAAGACTCATTATCAGAATAAAATTTCAGAAATGGAAAGAATTCTTGGAAAATATAATTTTTATAAAGAAAATTTTGATGATTTAAAAGAGCTTGAAGCTTTTATCAACGACTATGCCTTTCGAGTTGTCATGATCGGCGGATTTTCTAGCGGCAAGAGTGCCTTGCTGAATAGGCTTGCGGGGCGCGAATTGTTTAAGGAAGACCAGGGGCCGGAAACCGCGATACCCGCAGAGATTTCCTGGGCACCCATGGAGTCTGCCGCTGCCGTGTTTGAAGACGGCAGCGTAGAGCAATTTCCACTTGGAGGGCTTACAGAAAATCCACCGCGTGGGGCAATCTTTCTTTCTCTGAATGTGAATATACCCTTCCTCAAGGCAAGGCCGGAGCTCGTGCTGGTTGACTTCCCCGGTTTTGACTCCAACATCGAGGCACATAATAAAGCCATCAACAATTATTTACAGAGAAGCAGCGCCTTTATTCTGCTTATACCGGCAAGAAGCGGCGGAATGACGGAGTCTGACAGGAAATTCGTCAAGGAGGCTGCGCATTATCCGCAAGGTCTTGCCTGCTTCATTTCCAAATCTGATCTGGTTCCTCTGGAGCAATGCGATGAGATTGCAGTTTTCGTCCAGAAGAGCATTCGTGCGATTTACGGCACGGATGTCCCGGTTGAGACCATTTCCATCAAAGAAGACGTGGAGTCCCGCTTCGAAGACAAGATTGCGGTTGCTGTTGATCGCTTTCAGCCGCAGGAACTGTTCGACGTTTCTCTGGCGGCGCCCATTAATGCCGGAATCAGAAAGGGTATCATGGCCCTTACGCAGTACATGGAAGCAATCCAACTGGACGTGCACGACATTGAAAGTAAAATTGCCGAATCCGAATCCAGACGGGTTGAACTGGGGCGGCAACTGGAAAATGAACGAAAAGCCATGGACCGCAAATATGATCTTGAAATCATACCAAATATTATGGACAAGCTGGAAAATGCGCTACGCAATAATATCGACACGCTGGCCGAAGCGACCATTGCAGGGCAGCAGCGTTTTTCTGACAGCGTGCAGAGCATTGTGCGGCCCATCCTGAATACAGTGCCGGGACAGATTCAATCCAATTTGCGTGATGTCGTGGGTGACATGCGTTTTAATTTTTTGCAGAAAGATCCTGAAAGGGAACAGAATTTCAAAATTGCCCTGCTTAATATTGTAGAGGTTGTCTCCTCGCTCCCCATGCTCGGCGGCGGCAAAGCCAATCCCAAGGTGTTGGGCAAAACTCCGGTCGGTACTTCGACAGGTTCCATATTGTCAGGCGTGGGCCCGGGTCTTGTGGTCGGCAGTGTGGTAAATCCCGTTCTGGGAGTGGTAGTGGCTCTGGCACCAGCCCTGATCGAACTGTTCTTCTCCGCGAAAGGCGCATCGCAGCCCACTGTACTTGATCAGGCGCGGACGCATGTGGAGTCGCAGGTCATTCCTTCCGTCATTGCCAGACTTGAGAACCAAATCGGCCCCGCTGTTCTGGAAACCCGCGATATGATGTTCACCGAAATCAAAGCTCGAATAGACGAAAGTCTTGCCGCCGAAACAATGGCTCTCGAAAGCGCCAAAAAGGAAAAGGACGGGCGAATTGCAGAGCATGAAAAAAGTGTTGCCCAAATGCAGCGAGATTTGGCCACCCTGCAGGACATGCTTATTGAAGGTAGCCATGAAGCCTGAAAACACTCCGAATCCCAGCGCTTTCCAAATCAAGCTTCAGGAGCTTCTCAGCTCCTTGCAAGTCTATGAAAGCATGGCTGACGAAGGGCTCATGGTCGAGCTGAAAAAGAACGCGCAGAGTATTGCAGCCAGCTACACCGATATCATGACAGCGAACCGCAGTCTCAAGCTAGGCATTGTGGGCCGCGTCAAGGCCGGCAAGTCGTCATTTCTGAACGCTCTGATTTTTGATGGTCGCAATGTGCTGCCCAAAGCCGCTACCCCAATGACTGCCGCCCTGACCCGCATTGCCTACGCTCCTTCAGCAGAAGCGCAGCAAGCCTTTGTCTACTATTATAGCCGCGAAGAATGGACGCGCATTGAAGAAAGCAGTCGCCGCTACGATGAAAAACTGCGCAAGGGTGTGCAGATAGGATTGGAGGCATTGAATAACTCCCCCCGCAGAAAGGGAGCTCCGCCAAGTTCAGAGGATATAGCGTCAATCAAACGGGACGTGGCTGACCATATGCCGGAGGATTTGAAGGTCTGCCACGAGTTGGTGCAGATGGCCAAAAATACCATTCAGCATGCTGATTTGCCGAGAGCGAAGGAGCAGGAAGATTGGTACTGCGTCGCGTCCGGTACTGACAGCGCCAAAACCTTCATCGAAAGTCTTGCCGAGTATGTTGGCGCCGATGGGCTGTATACTCCCATGGTCAAATATATCGAACTGCAGGTGTACGACAAGGGCCTTGAAGGTCTGGAAGTGGTTGATACTCCTGGCCTTAATGACCCCGTGGCGTCACGTGTGGACGTCACCAACCGGTTCTTGAAGGAATGTGACGCAGTTCTCGTGCTTTCGGGCGTATCACATTTTCTTGACGCCCAGGATTCAGATCTCATCAGCAAGCAGTTGCACAATGCAGGCGTGGCCCGAGCCTATATCATCGGCACG
This DNA window, taken from Desulfomicrobium sp. ZS1, encodes the following:
- a CDS encoding dynamin family protein, which encodes MITKTHYQNKISEMERILGKYNFYKENFDDLKELEAFINDYAFRVVMIGGFSSGKSALLNRLAGRELFKEDQGPETAIPAEISWAPMESAAAVFEDGSVEQFPLGGLTENPPRGAIFLSLNVNIPFLKARPELVLVDFPGFDSNIEAHNKAINNYLQRSSAFILLIPARSGGMTESDRKFVKEAAHYPQGLACFISKSDLVPLEQCDEIAVFVQKSIRAIYGTDVPVETISIKEDVESRFEDKIAVAVDRFQPQELFDVSLAAPINAGIRKGIMALTQYMEAIQLDVHDIESKIAESESRRVELGRQLENERKAMDRKYDLEIIPNIMDKLENALRNNIDTLAEATIAGQQRFSDSVQSIVRPILNTVPGQIQSNLRDVVGDMRFNFLQKDPEREQNFKIALLNIVEVVSSLPMLGGGKANPKVLGKTPVGTSTGSILSGVGPGLVVGSVVNPVLGVVVALAPALIELFFSAKGASQPTVLDQARTHVESQVIPSVIARLENQIGPAVLETRDMMFTEIKARIDESLAAETMALESAKKEKDGRIAEHEKSVAQMQRDLATLQDMLIEGSHEA